The following proteins are encoded in a genomic region of Hyla sarda isolate aHylSar1 chromosome 3, aHylSar1.hap1, whole genome shotgun sequence:
- the MTRES1 gene encoding mitochondrial transcription rescue factor 1, which produces MTGIRLSIRAFNNLLFYSSFYQSSSSLTYSTAWCIRCRTQCRHLSNSLDYRQPVTGLLHRNSNGLFTTSTMKPFLYAVRHKGKKNQKQNKTHSSQEEDDDDEEQEVDPKDISDYEDDPIVPKDYKDVEKAVQSFRFDVVLTAGLDMSRNKIEEAFYDGKLRLNGEKLWKKSRAVKVGDVLDLIIEENRDTGTVTVMRTMLKDVLKDRTSTDKFKVLLRRWKKLTVPKVSEAPKTAGMHITDSNV; this is translated from the exons ATGACTGGAATCAGACTGTCCATCAGAGCCTTCAATAACTTGCTCTTTTATTCAAGCTTTTATCAGAGCTCGAGTTCACTGACATACAGTACTGCTTGGTGCATCAGATGTAGGACGCAGTGTAGACACCTGTCAAACAGTTTGGACTACAGACAGCCAGTCACTGGTTTGCTTCACAGAAACTCCAATGGGCTGTTTACTACCTCTACTATGAAACCATTTCTATATGCTGTGAGACATAAAGGTAAGAAAAATCAAAAGCAGAACAAGACGCATTCATCTCAAgaagaagatgatgatgatgaagaacaGGAGGTGGATCCAAAAGACATCAGTGACTATGAAGATGACCCCATCGTACCTAAGGACTATAAAGATGTAGAAAAAGCCGTGCAGTCATTCCGTTTTGATGTTGTACTCACTGCAGGATTAGACATGTCACGGAA taaaatcgaGGAAGCATTTTATGATGGCAAATTACGTCTTAATGGAGAAAAGCTATGGAAGAAAAGCAGAGCG GTGAAAGTTGGAGACGTGTTGGACTTAATTATCGAAGAAAACCGGGATACAGGGACTGTTACTGTGATGAGAACTATGCTGAAAGATGTGCTAAAGGATAGAACGTCAACAGATAAATTTAAAGTTCTGCTAAGACGATGGAAAAAGCTGACTGTCCCAAAGGTTTCCGAGGCTCCAAAAACAGCTGGCATGCACATAACTGATTCAAATGTGTGA